A stretch of the Aegilops tauschii subsp. strangulata cultivar AL8/78 chromosome 4, Aet v6.0, whole genome shotgun sequence genome encodes the following:
- the LOC109750362 gene encoding 4-coumarate--CoA ligase-like 4, which translates to MATAAAAADPRSGYCAATGAFRSKRAEVPLPAGRDLDVVTFLASRRHSGVVALVDASTGRRTTFAELWRAVAGAATALAAPPFGLRKGHVALILSPNSVHFPVAALAAMSLGAVVTTANPLNTAAEVAKQVADARPVLAFTTRDLLPKLPRAADGLRVVLLESSSSPAPADPRIVATIDEISATAPDPARRRDRVTQDDQATLLYSSGTTGPSKGVVATHRNLISMVQIVMNRFRLEDSDTTETFLCTVPMFHVYGLVAFATGLLGCGATIVVLSKFELPEMLRCISAYGVTYLPLVPPILVAMVAHPKPLPLGNLRKVLSGGAPLSKELIEGFREKYPQVEILQGYGLTESTAIGASTDSAEESRRYGTAGLLSPNTEAKIVDPDTGEALPVNRTGELWIRGPYVMKGYFNNTEATQATVTPDGWLKTGDLCYIDEDGYLFVVDRLKELIKYKGYQVPPAELEALLLTHPEVSDVAVIPFPDRDVGQFPMAYVVRKKGSNLSAQEVMEFVAKQVAPYKKVRKVAFVTDIPKNASGKILRKDLIKLATSKL; encoded by the exons atggccacggcggcggcggcggcggacccGCGGAGCGGCTACTGCGCCGCGACGGGCGCGTTCCGGAGCAAGCGCGCGGAGGTGCCGCTCCCGGCGGGCCGGGACCTGGACGTGGTCACCTTCCTCGCCTCCCGCCGCCACTCGGGCGTCGTCGCGCTCGTCGACGCCTCCACGGGCCGCCGCACCACCTTCGCCGAGCTCTGGCGGGCGGTCGCCGGCGCCGCCACCGCGCTCGCCGCGCCGCCCTTCGGCCTCCGCAAGGGCCACGTCGCGCTCATCCTCTCCCCCAACTCGGTCCACTTCCCCGTCGCCGCGCTCGCCGCCATGTCGCTCGGCGCCGTCGTCACCACCGCCAACCCGCTCAACACCGCCGCCGAGGTCGCCAAGCAGGTCGCCGACGCCCGCCCCGTCCTCGCCTTCACCACCCGCGACCTCCTCCCcaagctcccccgcgccgccgacGGCCTCCGCGTCGTGCTCCTcgagtcctcctcctctcccgctcCCGCCGACCCGCGCATCGTCGCCACCATCGACGAGATCTCCGCCACGGCGCCCGACCCCGCGCGCCGCCGGGACCGCGTCACGCAGGACGACCAGGCCACGCTGCTCTACTCCTCCGGCACCACGGGGCCCAGCAAGGGCGTCGTCGCCACGCACCGGAACCTCATCTCCATGGTCCAGATCGTCATGAACCGCTTCCGCCTCGAGGACTCGGACACCACCGAGACCTTCCTCTGCACGGTGCCCATGTTCCACGTCTACGGCCTCGTCGCCTTCGCCACCGGCCTGCTCGGCTGCGGCGCCACCATCGTCGTGCTCTCCAAGTTCGAGCTCCCCGAGATGCTGCGCTGCATCAGCGCCTACGGGGTCACCTACCTGCCGCTCGTGCCGCCCATCCTCGTCGCCATGGTCGCGCACCCCAAGCCGCTGCCTCTGGGCAACCTGCGCAAGGTGCTCTCCGGCGGCGCGCCGCTCAGCAAGGAGCTCATCGAAGGCTTCAGGGAGAAGTACCCGCAGGTGGAGATCCTGCAGGGGTACGGGCTGACGGAGAGCACGGCCATCGGCGCGTCCACGGACTCGGCCGAGGAGAGCCGCCGGTACGGGACCGCCGGGCTCCTGTCGCCCAACACCGAGGCCAAGATCGTCGACCCTGATACCGGCGAGGCGCTGCCGGTGAACCGCACCGGCGAGCTCTGGATCAGGGGACCCTACGTCATGAAAG GATACTTCAACAACACAGAGGCAACACAGGCGACGGTGACGCCCGATGGATGGCTCAAGACCGGAGACCTCTGTTACATAGACGAGGATGGCTATCTCTTCGTGGTGGACCGTCTGAAAGAGTTGATCAAATACAAAGGCTATCAG GTGCCTCCGGCAGAGTTGGAAGCTCTTCTGCTGACACATCCAGAGGTTTCCGATGTTGCTGTCATTCC GTTTCCGGACAGGGATGTCGGTCAGTTCCCGATGGCCTATGTCGTGAGGAAGAAAGGGAGCAACCTGTCAGCCCAGGAGGTGATGGAGTTTGTGGCGAAACAG GTAGCACCTTACAAGAAGGTCAGGAAGGTGGCATTCGTGACGGACATCCCCAAGAATGCGTCTGGCAAGATACTGAGGAAGGATCTTATCAAGCTCGCGACGTCCAAGCTGTGA